The sequence below is a genomic window from Denitratisoma sp. DHT3.
GCCCGCAACCGGTCGCCGGTCCGCTTGCGCTCCTTCAACAGCCCGCCGACCCTGGCCAGTAGTTCATCGACGTTGAATGGCTTGCTGAGGTAGCCCTGCACGCCAATCTGCAGCAGCTTGACGCGGAGTTCCTCGTCGGCCTTGGCCGTGAGCATCAGGATGGGAACATCGGCCATCTCGGGTTCACGGCGCAGCGCGATGGCCAGGTCGTCTCCGCTCATGCTGGGCATCATGATGTCGGTGAGGATGAGATCCGGATGCAGGCTGTGCGCAAGATCCAGCCCTTCCCGTCCGTCGCGGGCGCTGACCACCCGATAGCGCGGGCGCAGGTGGTCGGAAATGTACTCGTTCATGTCGGCGTTGTCCTCCACCACCAGCACGAGCGGCGCCTCGCCGCCCTCCGCAAGTGGCGGCGCCGCCGCGGGGCGATGCGCGGCCAGTTCCTCGACGGCCTGCCGTTCGAGCACCGCGCTCAGATTCGCGCTCTCCACCAGCGCGGTGCCGGCCGGCGCGGCGAGCGGCAGAACGACGCGGAACAAGGCACCGCCCGCCGGCGGCTCGCCAGCATCGACCGTGCCGCCATGGAGTTCGACAAAATCCTTGACGATGGCAAGCCCCAGCCCGGTACCGCCGTGACGGCGCCGGCTGCCGCCCTCCACCTGGCGGAAACGCTGGAATATCGCCGCCCGCTGTTCCACGGGAACGCCCGGTCCGTCGTCTTCAACCTCGATCTGAACAACCGATTCGTGCGCTAGGACGCGAAGCTGGACATGGCCGCCCCGCGGCGTGAACTTGAACGCGTTGGAAAGCAGATTCAGCAGGATGCGTTGCAGCTTCTCCTCGTCGGCCTCGCCGACCAGCACCCGCGGCGCACTGACGGTGAATTCGACGCCGTTTTCCCTGGCCAGGGATTCGAAGTGCGCCGAAATCAGCCTGGCCGTCCGGGCGAAGTCCACCCGCGTCCATTCGAGAGTCATGCGGCCGGATTCGAGCTTCGCGGCGTCGAGCAGGTCCGTGACATGCCGGTAGAGCAGCCGCGCGTTGCGCAGCATGGTTTCCGTTTCGCGGCGCTCCGCGGTGGACAGGCCATCCTCCTGCGCACGCCGCAAACGATTTTCCAGAGGACCCATGATCAGGGTCAGGGGGGTGCGCAGTTCATGGCTGACGTTGGCAAAGAACTGGCTCTTCAGTTTCTCGAGTTCGAGCGTCTTGGCGTAAAGCGCTTCCAGTTCCGCGTTGGCGCCCTTCAGCTGGGCGCTTGCCGCGGCCACTTCGCGCGATCGCGCGAAGACCTCCGCCTCCATCCGCACCGCCTGTTGGCGCAGGACGTCGTTGAGTCTGCTCTGCTCCACGCCCTGCTGCTTCAGGCGAACGAACTCGGTAACGTCCTCGACCTTGTGGATGATGTAGGCGACCGTCCCGTCGTTGCCGGCCACCGGCGTATTCAGCGGACTCCAGAAACGCGCCTCGAACCCGCCGCCCTCGGCTTCCGGTTTCCGGATGTCGTACTTCTGCACCGGCATCGCGTCGGGCTTCCCCGTGTTCAGGACGCGCTGCAACGAAGCATGAAGGTTGTGGACTCCCTCGGCGGCGGGATCGTCGGGATTGTCGGGAAAGACGTCGAACATTCCTCTGCCGACGATTTCCTCCCGACGCGTCAAGGTGGCGCGCGCATAAGCGTCGCTCACGCCGACAATGACCAATTGCGGGTTGAGGATCAGATAGAGGTCGGGCGCCCCTTCCAGCAACGCACGATAATCCAGCGGGGGAGATGGTGGCAGCGACATGCCGTGCTCCCGGTCAAGCCACGCCCATACCGGCGCGCAAGCCGCCGGTTGCCGGTGCGTCGTACGCTGTCGAAAGATTCCACCGATTCATGGCGGGTTTCCCCTTGTGATCATCTTTCCGCATGCCCGCTAAGCTGCCGCGTTCCTTGCCGCGCGTCACGCCCCCGACGCATCCATCGTCGGCATCGGGCCATGCGCCGAATATACCAGGATGCCAACAGGATGTTCGTAGTCCGCAGGTATCTGCACTTCCGACACTCGTGGTCTTTTCCCATGGCCGCGCACTGGTGCACTCAGCCCGCCGCACCCCGGTCGAGCAGGAAATCCTTGATCAGCGTGGCCGCGCATTCGGGGTCTTCCTGCATGAAGCAATGCCCGCCGGCGACCTGGCGGATCTGTATCCGCGCATTCGCAGCGGCGGCCCTGAGCGCCGACTGTTTCACGAAGGGCATGGTGTCGGTTCCGAAGGCGATCAAGGTCGGGATCCGAATCTGCCCGAGGGAGCGCCAGAGGCGGCGTGGCCCCGAACTGAAAATGCGGGCCTCGGTCTCCGGACGGCATTTGAGTTCGACGCCGCCGCCGTCGCTTTCCCGCAGCGCATGATCGACGAAGGCCCTCAACGCCTCATCCCGCCACCCCCGGTACGCACCGCGCCCCCGCAGGGATTGGAACGCCGCGGCGCGGTCCGGCCAATGGCGGCGGCGGCGCAGCGTCGCCCGCGCCAGCGGCACGAATTCGCCGATTCTCAGCAGATTCACCAGCACCATGGACAGCGCCATGCCGCGCGAGAACAACACCGGGTCGAGCAGCACGGCGCGTTGGAACGGCTGTCCCTGCCGCGCGAGCAGCAGCGCCGTGAGGACGCCGCCGAAACTGTGGCCGACCGCGAACATCGGCACCTCGCCGAACGCCTGCCGATGGGCGGTAAACGCTTCCAGCGCCAGCCCGGCGTTGCGATTCCAGCCCAGGAAGCGGACTCCGGAATCGCTGTCGCCATGGCCCTGGACGTCCGACAGCCACAGGTCGAAGTCCTCGGCGAGGCGCCTGAGCATCGGCTCGTAGGTCCGGCCGCAGAAGCCGTTGCCGTGCAGGAAATGGATCACCGGCTTGCCGGTGGGCGGCGTCAGCCAACCGCGCAGGGTCAGATCGAGGTCCGGCAGGGGATGCGACCAGCGACGAAGCATGGGGTACCGACAGGAAAAGTTGGGACGCACGCGCCACGACGAGCCGTGGCGTCCGCAGTTTAACTGGACTTGCGGGAAGACGACTCTCGCTGCATCGCCAGCCTCAGGCCAACGATACGCAATGCCGGCAGGGCCAGTTGCGCGACTTGGGGAGCGGGCCTGTTCCCTCAACACCGCCAGCACCTGCACGCCGGCGCCGGTTCCTCTCAGGCGGCGCGGACCGCGCCGGAAGCCAGGATGTGCTGCATGCCTTCCATCACGGCCAGATTGGCCGCCTCCATCCGGGCCAGCGCATCCAGGGCGGCGGCGAAGTCGTGCGCGCGATAGCGCTCCACCGCCCGCCGCGCATGGTCATGGACCGCCTTGTGGGGCGTCTCCATTTCGCGGTAGCCGGGCAGCCGCGAGAATTCCGCCTTGCCTTCCCCTTCGTAATACCAGCGGCCGAGACGGCACGAGGTTTCGTCCGGCAGGTCGTCCGGGCCGAGGTCGGAAAGTCCGAGCAGCACCTTGTAGACCTCGAGCTTCAGCGTCAGCTCCTCGATGTTGGCGAGTTCGGCGTTGGCCAGGCGCGAGGAGGAGGAAATGGTCTCCTGCATCTGCCGCGAAAGCCCCAGCAGGCGCTGCATGCTGAGCATCGCCTCCTCGCTTTCGGCGCTGTGGCTGGCGGCGTTGCCGGCGCCGATGTCGATGATCGCCTTGGCCTGGCCGGTTTCCTCCTGGATCACGGCGACCAGGCCGCCGATTTCCGTCGTCGCCTTGGCGGTCCGCTCCGCCAGTTTCCTGACCTCGTCCGCCACCACCGCGAAGCCGCGGCCCGATTCGCCGGCCCGGGCCGCCTCGATGGCGGCGTTGAGCGCCAGGAGATTGGTCTGTTCGGCGATCTCCTGGATCAACTGCACGAAGCCGCCGATCTCCCCGGCCCGCAGGGACAGGCTTTCGACACTGCTGCCGGCCGTGCAGATGCGTTCGACCATGGTGCCCAGGCTGGCCGCGATCTTTTCGAACGCGGCCCGGTTGCTGTCCGACTCGGCGGCGGCGGTGACCGCCTTTGCCGAATCCTCGTTCAGTTGGCCCGAGAGGCCGGAAAAGGATTGGCGGATGCTGGACAGCGACTCGCCGAAGCGGGGAATGTTGGCCGCCACTCCTTCCAGCAGCGTCTGCCGGGTGACGAGCTCCTGCTGTCGCGCTTCAAGCTGGACGAGACGCGCCTGAGCGGCGGCCAGCTCCGTTTGCAATGCCGCGTTGCGCGATTGCAGCCGCGAGTTCTCGGCCAAGGCCGCCGTCAGTTCCTGTTTCGCCTTGCGTCCAAACATGCGCTTTTCCCTTTCTCCGCCGCCGATGCATTCCTCATCGAAAAACATCATAACATGATGAATTGACGCATCCCCCCGGCGCCAGACGGGCAATGGACCACATCCACCAAGCGTTGCCGCTACCGCGGGTCAACGCGAAATCCGAAATCGCGCTCGCGAACGCACCGTCGCTTCTTTCGATGCCGCCCCCAGTCCGGCATCGAGTCGCGCCCAGGCGGCTTCGCCAGCGGGCAGACCGAAGCGCAGGCTGGCCGGCTCGGCGAAACGGCGAATGAGGATGCCCCGCATCGCCAATGCCTGCTGGATCACCGACGCCTGCGGCGTCCGCACCCATTGAAACAGGGCCGTCCCGCCGCGGGGCGCCAGTCCGTGGCGAGCCAGCAGCGCGGCCAGGCGCGCACTGGCCGCCGCGAGGCGGATGCGCGCCTGCGCCTGCCAGGCCGTATCCGCCAGCGCATGCCGGGCCAACCAGCGCGATGGCCCGGCCACTGTCCAGGGTCCCAGCGCGGCGTCCAATCGCCGCACGAGTGCATCCTGCGCCAGCACGAAGCCCACTCGCGCCCCCGCCAGGCCGAAGAACTTCCCCAGGCTGCGCAGCACGATCAGTCCCGGCAGCGCGCAATACCGCGCCAGGCTGGCCGCCGGCGTCGCATCCATGAAAGCCTCGTCCACCACCAGCCAGCCCCCCCGCGCGGCCAGCCGCTGCCGCCACTGGAGCAGGCGCGCCACGTCGTAGCGCGTCCCGGTGGGATTGTTGGGATGCACCAGCAACAGCACATCGAGTCCGTCCAGAGAGTCCAGGGAATCGCCCGCCGACCACGGCACCACGGCGTGTCCGGCCCGTCGCCAGGCCTGGGCATGCTCCGCGTAGGCCGGCCGCGCCATCCCCACCCGGCCGGGAGGCCGCAGCGCAGGCAGGGCCTGGATCGCCGCCTGGCTCCCGGCCACGGGCAGAACCGAATCCGCCTCGTAGCAGCGGCAGGCCGCTTCCGCCAGGCCGTCGTCGGGCTCGGGCAGGCGCTGCCAGCATTCGGCGGGCATCGAGGGCACCGGCCAGCCCAGGGGATTGATGCCCGTGGACAGGTCGAGCCAGTCCGACAGCGCAATGCCGTATTGCCGCGCCGCCGCGCGCAGGCGCCCGCCGTGCTCAAGCATGCCAGCCGCGCTGGAACACGAGCGCCCCCATGCCCGACACGAGCAACGCTGCCAGCCACAGCGCCACGCCGTGGCGCACCAGGCCCAGGGCGCGGTCGATGTCGGCGGCCGTGGGCGGCGCCCCCGCGCCGAGCGGCGGCCGCTCGTGCCACGCGCCGCCGTAACGGGCCGGCCCGCCCAGGCGGATGCCCAGCGCGCCGGCGCCGGACGCCATCACCGGCCCGGCGTTGGGGCTGTCCCAGGCGGGCGCCTGGCTGCGCCAGCACGCCAGGGCCTGGCGCGTGCGGCCCGACAGCGCGTAGGTCAGCGCCGTGAGCCGCGCCGGCAGCCAGTTGAGCACGTCGTCCAGCCGCGCCGCCGCCCAGCCGAAATGCAGATAGCGGTCGTTGCGATAGCCCCACATGGCATCGAGGGTGTTCACCAGGCGATAGACGATGACGCCCGGCGCACCGGCGCAGCAGAACCAGAACAAGGCGCCGAAGACTCCGTCGTTGCCGTTCTCCAGCACGGTTTCGCAGGCCGAGGCGGCGATCTCCAGGGTCTCCGCGTCGCGGCTGACGATGCGCGCCACGGCCGCCCGCGCCGCACCCTCATCGCCATGCGCCAGCCCCGCGACGATGGGCCGCACATGGTCGTGGAGGCTGCGCAGGCCGAGGGCGAAATACAGGGCCCAGAGGGAGAAAGCGGCGCCCCACGGGTCAGGCAGGGCCGCAAGCCAGGCGGCGAGCAGTCCCCAGGGCGCCACCGCCAGCAACAGCGCGCACGCGCCGGTCCGGCGGGAAGGGCGGTGGCCACGGCCCTCGATCCATTGCGCCAGCCGGCCGAAGCCCACCAGGGGATGGCGTCGGCGCGGCTCGCCCAATCCGGCGTCCAGCAATACCGCACCGGCGGCCAAGGCCGCCGTCGTCAATAAGTCCACCACCTCAAGGGGCCGGCGGCGAGCCGCCTGCGCCCATGGCCGACGATCTCGGCGTCGCTGTAGCGATGGTCCTGGTTCATGGCAGGAACAGCCCGGCGGCGAGCCGGGGCGCGGAAGGAAAGTAGCAATGCATGTAGGAGGCGGTCAGCCGGCCCAGGCGATAGGCGGCCTCGCCCGGCCGGCCATCCGGATCGACGGCCCGCGCCCAGGGAACCAGCGCGGTTTCCAGGCGCGAGAAATGGAAGGTGTGGCCGCGCAACTCGCCTTCGGGTAGGCGCAGGCTTTGCAGACCCAGGGCGGCGAGGCGCTCGCCCATCACCGCCCGGCCCGGCAGCAGACCCCACAATGACGAACTGCCGCCGGCCGCGTCGGTCAGGGTTTCGCACAGCGCCAGCATGCCGCCGCACTCGGCCAGGATCGGCTTGCCCGCCGCGTGGTGGGCGCGGACCGAGGCGGCCATCGTGCCGTTGGCGGCCAGGGGCGGGTGATGCAGTTCCGGGTAGCCGCCGGGCAACCACAGCGCGTCGCACGCGGGCAAGACGGCGTCGGCCAGGGGCGAGAAATATTGCAGCGTCGCCCCCATGACTTGCAGCAGATCCTCGTTGGCGCGATAGATGAAGGCAAAGGCCGCGTCGCGGGCCACGGCGATGCGCACGCCATCGAGCAGTCGAGGCGGCGCCGCGCCTGGCGCCGGCGCCGCGAAATCGACCGGCGGCGGCAGCCGCTCGGCCGCCGGCCCCAGGGCCTGGGCGGCCCGCTCGAGGCGTAGATCGAGATCGGCGATTTCGGCGGCCTGGAACAGCCCCAGATGGCGCTCCGGCAAGGCCCAGTCCTGCTCGCACGGCAGGGCGCCGAACCAGGCGGGGGCGGGGTCGAGGCTCTCACGCAGCATCTCGGCGTGACGCGAACCACCCACCCGGTTGGCGAGCACACCGTGGACGCGCAGCCCCGGCCGGTAGCGGGCGAGCCCCAGGGCGACGGCGCCGAAAGTCTGGGCCATCGCCGCGCCGTCGATCACCACCAGCACCGGCACGTCGAACAGCAGCGCCAGATCGGCGCTGGACGGCGCACCGTCATAGAGGCCCATCACCCCTTCGATCAAAATCAGGTCGGCCTCGGCGGCGGCCTCGAACAGCAGCCGGCGGCAATGGGCCGCGCCGCCCATGTGGAGGTCGAGCTGATACACCGGCGCGCCGGACGCCCGCTCCAGCACCATGGGATCGAGAAAGTCCGGGCCGGTCTTGAACACCCGCACCCGCCGTCCCAGGGCCCGATGGCGCCGGGCCAGGGCGGCGGTGACGAGGGTCTTGCCCTGGCCCGAGGCCGGCGCGGAAATCAACAGCGCGGGACAGCGACGGGATGCCGAGGCGCTCACTGGTCGATCCCGGGCTGGGCCGCCACGCCGGCGCGGAAGGCGTGCTTCACGTCGGCGATCTCGCTCACCGTGTCGGCCGCCGCCACCAGCGCCGGCGGCGCGCCGCGCCCGGTCACCACCACGTGCTGGGCGGGCGGCCGGGCGGCCAGCGCCGCCAGCACCTCCTCCAGTTCCAGGTAGCCGAACTTGAACAGGTAGGTCATCTCGTCCAGCACCACCAGACCCACGGCCGGGTCGGCCAGGGCGGCGCGCGCCTTCTCCCAGCCGGCGCGGGCGGCGGCGATGTCGCGCTCCCGGCTCTGGGTCTCCCAGGTGAAGCCTTCGCCGCACTCCTCCCAGCGCACCAGGGGGTCCCGCTGCAAATAGGCCTGCTCGCCGGTGGCGCCGCTGCCCTTGATGAACTGGAACACCGCCACCCGCATGCCGTGGCCCAGGGCGCGGGCCACCATGCCGAAGGCGGAGCTGGACTTGCCCTTGCCGTTGCCGGTGAGCACCAGGATCAGTCCTTTGGACACCGTGGCGCGGGCGATGGCGGCATCCACCACGGCCTTCTTCCGCGCCATGCGATCGGCATGGCGCTGGTCGCGTTCCGCACTCATCAACGATCCTCCCGGCGAGCGGCCGCCTGGCGCGGCAGCATGGCCGACAGCGCGGCCCAGGCGGCGACCGCCAGGCCCACGTAGCAGGCCATCGTCCCCAGCATGGGCGGGAAGTAGCGCACCAGGCGCGGCAGGAAGCCGGCCAGCGTGGGATCGGCGTAACGTCCGCCGAAGAAATAGAAACCGCCGCTGGAGCACAGCTCCGCCACCAGGGCGGAAAGGAGCACGGCCAGGACCAGCGCGGCCCAGGGCTCCGAGACGCCCCGGCGTTGACGCGCATACCAGCGTCCGCCGAGCCAGAGTGCGGCGTAGGCCGGCAGCAGCATGGCGTAGGCGGGCGTCACGCAGAAACCGGAGACGCCGCCGAGGACGATCGCCGCCCAGTCGATGGCCGCCGCCAGCGCACAGAGGCCGGCGAAGGCGCGCAGCGAGCCGAGCACGGCGCCGCCAAGGAAGAACACCGCCCAGGAGGCGTCGGGCAGCGTATGGAGGCCGGCCCAGTGGTGGCTGCGGGTCAGCGCCATGAGCAGGGTCAGGGCGAGGATCAGTACCCGAGGATTGCGCAGGGTGGTTGCGTTCATCATGTCATGCTCCTTTCGTTGGAAGATCAGGGTTGGTAACGCAGGGTGAGATACAGCCCGCGGCCGGGCTGGTTGTAGAGGTAGGCGGTTTCATAGCCGCGGTCGAGAAGGTTCTCGATCCTGGCTTGCAGGCGCCAGACGGGGTCGATGCGGTATTCCGCGCGCAGGTCGACGGTGGCGTAGCCGCCCAGGCGCACGGTGTTGGCGAGGTCGTCGTAGCGATGGCCCTCGCCCCGCAGGTCCGCGCCCCAGCGCCAGGCGCCGGCCTCGCGATCGGCGCTGAGCAGGAACGATTGGCGTGCCCGGCGCGGCAATGTCTTGCCATGGTTGGCGCCGGCGCCGAGGTTTTCCGGGTCGAGCAGGCTCAGGGTGCCGCGCAGTTCCCAGTCACGGCCGCGCCACGATGCCGTCGCCTCGCCGCCGCGCAAGCGCGCGGCATCGATGTTGACCGGCGTGAAGCGGCTGTCGAAACCGATCAGCCGGTCGATCCGCGTCTCGAAGGCATTCACCGACCAGCGGCCGGCGGGCAGCGTGCCGGCGAGGCCCAGGCCGAGACTGCGCGCTTCCTCGGGCCGCAGCTGCGGATTGCCGAAACCAGGGTAGTAGAGCTGATTGAAGGTCGGCGCCTTGAAGGCCGTGCCATGGCTGGCAGTGAGGCGCAGGTCCCGCGTCAGGGCATGGCCCCAGGCCAGGGCGCCGGTGGTCTTGGCGCCGAACTGCTCGCTGTCGTCGCGCCGCGCGGAGAGCTGCCAGT
It includes:
- the cobO gene encoding cob(I)yrinic acid a,c-diamide adenosyltransferase, whose protein sequence is MSAERDQRHADRMARKKAVVDAAIARATVSKGLILVLTGNGKGKSSSAFGMVARALGHGMRVAVFQFIKGSGATGEQAYLQRDPLVRWEECGEGFTWETQSRERDIAAARAGWEKARAALADPAVGLVVLDEMTYLFKFGYLELEEVLAALAARPPAQHVVVTGRGAPPALVAAADTVSEIADVKHAFRAGVAAQPGIDQ
- a CDS encoding methyl-accepting chemotaxis protein, with protein sequence MFGRKAKQELTAALAENSRLQSRNAALQTELAAAQARLVQLEARQQELVTRQTLLEGVAANIPRFGESLSSIRQSFSGLSGQLNEDSAKAVTAAAESDSNRAAFEKIAASLGTMVERICTAGSSVESLSLRAGEIGGFVQLIQEIAEQTNLLALNAAIEAARAGESGRGFAVVADEVRKLAERTAKATTEIGGLVAVIQEETGQAKAIIDIGAGNAASHSAESEEAMLSMQRLLGLSRQMQETISSSSRLANAELANIEELTLKLEVYKVLLGLSDLGPDDLPDETSCRLGRWYYEGEGKAEFSRLPGYREMETPHKAVHDHARRAVERYRAHDFAAALDALARMEAANLAVMEGMQHILASGAVRAA
- a CDS encoding alpha/beta fold hydrolase, encoding MLRRWSHPLPDLDLTLRGWLTPPTGKPVIHFLHGNGFCGRTYEPMLRRLAEDFDLWLSDVQGHGDSDSGVRFLGWNRNAGLALEAFTAHRQAFGEVPMFAVGHSFGGVLTALLLARQGQPFQRAVLLDPVLFSRGMALSMVLVNLLRIGEFVPLARATLRRRRHWPDRAAAFQSLRGRGAYRGWRDEALRAFVDHALRESDGGGVELKCRPETEARIFSSGPRRLWRSLGQIRIPTLIAFGTDTMPFVKQSALRAAAANARIQIRQVAGGHCFMQEDPECAATLIKDFLLDRGAAG
- the cbiB gene encoding adenosylcobinamide-phosphate synthase CbiB; amino-acid sequence: MDLLTTAALAAGAVLLDAGLGEPRRRHPLVGFGRLAQWIEGRGHRPSRRTGACALLLAVAPWGLLAAWLAALPDPWGAAFSLWALYFALGLRSLHDHVRPIVAGLAHGDEGAARAAVARIVSRDAETLEIAASACETVLENGNDGVFGALFWFCCAGAPGVIVYRLVNTLDAMWGYRNDRYLHFGWAAARLDDVLNWLPARLTALTYALSGRTRQALACWRSQAPAWDSPNAGPVMASGAGALGIRLGGPARYGGAWHERPPLGAGAPPTAADIDRALGLVRHGVALWLAALLVSGMGALVFQRGWHA
- a CDS encoding cobyrinate a,c-diamide synthase — translated: MSASASRRCPALLISAPASGQGKTLVTAALARRHRALGRRVRVFKTGPDFLDPMVLERASGAPVYQLDLHMGGAAHCRRLLFEAAAEADLILIEGVMGLYDGAPSSADLALLFDVPVLVVIDGAAMAQTFGAVALGLARYRPGLRVHGVLANRVGGSRHAEMLRESLDPAPAWFGALPCEQDWALPERHLGLFQAAEIADLDLRLERAAQALGPAAERLPPPVDFAAPAPGAAPPRLLDGVRIAVARDAAFAFIYRANEDLLQVMGATLQYFSPLADAVLPACDALWLPGGYPELHHPPLAANGTMAASVRAHHAAGKPILAECGGMLALCETLTDAAGGSSSLWGLLPGRAVMGERLAALGLQSLRLPEGELRGHTFHFSRLETALVPWARAVDPDGRPGEAAYRLGRLTASYMHCYFPSAPRLAAGLFLP
- the cobD gene encoding threonine-phosphate decarboxylase CobD → MLEHGGRLRAAARQYGIALSDWLDLSTGINPLGWPVPSMPAECWQRLPEPDDGLAEAACRCYEADSVLPVAGSQAAIQALPALRPPGRVGMARPAYAEHAQAWRRAGHAVVPWSAGDSLDSLDGLDVLLLVHPNNPTGTRYDVARLLQWRQRLAARGGWLVVDEAFMDATPAASLARYCALPGLIVLRSLGKFFGLAGARVGFVLAQDALVRRLDAALGPWTVAGPSRWLARHALADTAWQAQARIRLAAASARLAALLARHGLAPRGGTALFQWVRTPQASVIQQALAMRGILIRRFAEPASLRFGLPAGEAAWARLDAGLGAASKEATVRSRARFRISR